The sequence ctatggataatgtacatacatactagCTCTGCCAGTGCTTACTGCAGTTTTCTTCAGTTTCTTCTCCTCTGTCTTTGCAGCTGGCTGCAATCAATCGCAATCAACGCTTGCGCAATGCAACACACATGGTGTCAGAATTCCCAACGGCAAGTGCAATACATTGGTCACCTGagatgtttccaatccctcccttctactatctatggttccACTAGGTATTTACATAAAATGAGTATTATATCTGTAGCAGTCTAGCATGCTTGCAGAGTATAGTGACAGATGGTGTGACTTTGTTAACTGACTTGAGAGGTTATAATGGTTTTTGAAGCACAAGCAGTCCATCTTGTGGAATGTCTTATACGTTTGGCCATAGATTATAGAGGAGACAATTTTCTTGAATGTCCTCTTTGGTAGTGGTTCAGTGAACGTGCTACAGTCTGCCGATGTAAACCCTGAAGAAGCATCATCAGATGCACACAATCTGAGATTAAAAACAATATCAGTTTGAGATAACAGTTACCTTGGGTCTTTCAACTGACACTTCCGTCGTTTATTCTCTCATAACTCTTCCCCAAAAAACTTGCCGATCCATTCGTAATGAAGTGTACAAAAGCATGTAGTAACATTAAAGGGTCACTTCTAGCCTATATATACATTTGCTACTTCAACACAGAGGAGGAACtccagggtcaatagggtcacgtttaatgaaggattaaacattcttgttctgggttcttgacctttgttGTATATAGCAGTTTATTTGCCTGCttactatacctagatctatccagtgcagcaagccagtGCATCAAAATTGCGatatcttgtggttttgaagaatgcaataaaaggtcaaaggttgcaattaaatcctggatctcctctctcaagctgattcctctggggcgcgatagctcaaccaatttctgttgtgatttataaagaggatcaagctagaggtggtgtataaacccaggggcgcgagggtaaactcagttttacatgtaaaacatagggcagcgtggtgttttaattagtgaccttttgacactggcattcctcctctgacTTCAACACATACATGGGCCACGGTGGATTTCAGAGATGCGGATGTGGTTGCatttttatggttttgttagcttgtacagtgacgtaatacattccattgtgaaaTGATTTCAcgtaaagagtgctcagacggacaccaaaggtgcggctgattcatgagactagttggcagctagctagctacatgtggCCTTTATtacgtagttgcagctgaagtgatccgtaccaggaacaattgaatagggtcaaagtagaattgtgactgggttggttgttgactggctctgaatccagcctggcaggagccatacttttctaagtctaagactccaggcttctttgctgtgatcccagtctccacagtgcatgtctcatgcatgtacgttgttagtttagttttattgcttttgagttgctgtgctagtcatacatgctacatgcactgcagtataattatatcactcctCCGGTTTCTTTATTGTTTAAATAGAGGCTACAAAAGATGAATTAAAGTTATACATTCTAACAACAAAGCGCATCATGGGTAGTTGCGCATTTTTTGCTCATTGGCAATCCCGTTCCTTTAATTTATTTATGCAAggccgtagcaagcggtcaggttttggcctgaccactttttgtagctgggtaggtaatggtgGTCATTTTTGAAATTGCATGATAGTTTCCTGGTAATGGTCACCGATATTGTGCTgattggtgaggaaaagttatgacctttttttaggtaaaattcacTGCTGTATACAAAAGTGTTCAAAGTAGAAtgaaagtctaaaattaattgctgcatcatcagcagctaccaatagctagcgttctagtgcagagctaagtactaagtagagtagcaacactcggtaaacaagtttggctacatgctcttctgaaaaggctgcaatggcattccaagtaagcaaaactataggcataactcgagaacgaagctttattttgcaaatccaagagaacatgactagaaacctatagaaactcttagttgcacttgattcatccttgagcagctgtagcggtctacacagacacacacacacacacacacacacacacacacacacacacacacacacacacacacatgcacacacacacactataacgtatcccttgcttgcgcatgcgcactgagccataaaaacagttgacctttaattgtaagttggcctgaccactttaaactTGCTTGCTATGCCCCtgttatggtctatcacacataattatgtgttgtcaaaagttactgtatgctctcactttTGTAGGgtgggtggactccactgtTGTGGGCAGCCtatggaggtcacactgactgtgctaaagagctgctctcctcaggagccgtggtggacctggctaacaaggtgagtatctgatactaaactgatgtgtctataggcagcatgttcgtgaccatcacatcctTTACTAGTGATGGTTGTGTGGTCCCTATGAGATCCCTAAGGCACTAACATTGACATGATCTACTAGTGTGTCGTACTGCATGTCCttaatttgtatgtacattCATTGAGGTGGCCGGTATTTATTGTTTAAATAGAAGCTACAAAAGACGAATTAAAGTTATACATTCTAACAACCAAGCGCATCATGGGTAGTTGCGCATTTTTTGCTCATTGGCAATCCcgttcctttactttatttatgcaaggccgtagcaagcggtcaggttttggcctgaccactttttgtagctgggtaggtaatggtgGTCATTTTTGAAATTGCATGATAGTTTCCTGGTAATGGTCACCGATATTGTGCTgattggtgaggaaaagttaTGACCTtcttttaggtaaaattcacCGCTGTATCAAAAGTGTTCATAgtagaatgaaagcaccgcaggtgctgatgcctcggtggagatgccaaagctacataacataaagctgctaatagtttttatacacacattatatcatgatgaacattttgcattaattaattttgctgcatgcaaactcaaagagtggataatgatcgaccacgattgttgttaaaaacgatcgatgccaaagtctaaaattaattgctgcatcatcagcagctaccaatagctagcgttctagtgcagagctaagtactaagtagagtagcaacactcggtaaacaagtttggctacgtgctcttctgaaaaggctgcaatggcattccaagtaagcaaaactataggcataactcgagaacgaagctttattttgcaaatccaagagaacatgactagaagcatAGAAACTCTTGCtcgcagctgtagcggtctacacagacacacacacacatgcacacacacactatcgtatcccttgcttgcgcatgcgcaccgaggcataaaaacagttgacctttaattgtaagttggcctgaccactttaaactTGCTTGCTATGCCCCtgttatggtctatcacacataattatgtgttgtcaaaagttactgtatgctgtAGGGTGGGTTGACTCCACTCATGGAGGCAGCCAGtaaaggtcacactgactgtgctaaagagctgctctcctcaggagccgtggtagacctggctgacaaggtgagtaaactgatgtgtctataggcaacaCGCTGGAATTATTAGCATTTAGGTATTatttgcatgtacgtacaattataATGGACATTGCCTTAAAACCACCTCTATGttgaataattgttgacaagaattccatggaattgatTGGATTGACTcattattttggtttgtgtggattttaatctGCCGTCACTCAACTGCTCgcttgctgaaaggttagagttagtgttatgtaaTTTCGTACGTGGGTGGATGACGTCAGAGGCACccactctattatagtaaatattgccAACCCCTTTCCTTTACCTTCTTTATGGTcatggtctatcacacagatgtgttgtcaaaagttactgtatgctctcacttttgtaggatgggtggactccactgtTGTGGGCAGCCtatggaggtcacactgactgtgctaaagagctgctctcctcaggagccgtggtggacctggctaacaaggtgagtatctgatactaaactgatgtgtctataggcagcatgttcgtgaccatcacatcctTTACTAGTGATGGTTGTGTGGTCCCTATGAGATCCCTAAGGCACTAACATTGACATGATCTACTAGTGTGTCGTACTGCATGTCCttaatttgtatgtacattCATTGAGGTGGCCGGTATTTATTGTTTAAATAGAGGCTACAAAAGACGAATTAAAGTTATACATTCTAACAACCAAGCGCATCATGGGTAGTTGCGCATTTTTTGCTCATTGGCAATCCcgttcctttactttatttatacaaggccgtagcaagcggtcaggttttggcctgaccactttttgtagctgggtaggtaatggtgGTCATTCTTGAAATTGCATGATCGTTTCCTGGTAATGGTCGCCGATATTGTGCTGATTGGTGAGAAAAAGTTATGACCTtcttttaggtaaaattcacCGCTGTATCAAAAGTGTTCATAgtagaatgaaagcaccgcaggtgctgatgcctcggtggagatgccaaagctacataacataaagctgctaatagtttttatacacacattatatcatgatgaacattttgcattaattaattttgctgcatgcaaactcaaagagtggataatgatcgaccacgattgttgttaaaaacgatcgatgccaaagtctaaaattaattgctgcatcatcagcagctaccaatagctagcgttctagtgcagagctaagtactaagtagagtagcaacactcggtaaacaagtttggctacgtgctcttctgaaaaggctgcaatggcattccaagtaagcaaaactataggcataactcgagaacgaagctttattttgcaaatccaagagaacatgactagaagcatAGAAACTCTTGCtcgcagctgtagcggtctacacagacacacacacacatgcacacacacactatcgtatcccttgcttgcgcatgcgcaccgaggcataaaaacagttgacctttaattgtaagttggcctgaccactttaaactTGCTTGCTATGCCCCtgttatggtctatcacacataattatgtgttgtcaaaagttactgtatgctgtAGGGTGGGTTGACTCCACTCATGGAGGCAGCCAGtaaaggtcacactgactgtgctaaagagctgctctcctcaggagccgtggtggacctggctaacaaggtgagtatctgatactaaactgatgtgtctataggcagcatgttcgtgaccatcacatcctTTACTAGTGATGGTTGTGTGGTCCCTATGAGATCCCTAAGGCACTAACATTGACATGATCTACTAGTGTGTCGTACTGCATGTCCttaatttgtatgtacattCATTGAGGTGGCCGGTATTTATTGTTTAAATAGAGGCTACAAAAGACGAATTAAAGTTATACATTCTAACAACCAAGCGCATCATGGGTAGTTGCGCATTTTTTGCTCATTGGCAATCCcgttcctttactttatttatgcaaggccgtagcaagcggtcaggttttggcctgaccactttttgtagctgggtaggtaatggtgGTCATTTTTGAAATTGCATGATAGTTTCCTGGTAATGGTCACCGATATTGTGCTgattggtgaggaaaagttatgacctttttttaggtaaaattcacTGCTGTATACAAAAGTGTTCAAAGTAGAAtgaaagtctaaaattaattgctgcatcatcagcagctaccaatagctagcgttctagtgcagagctaagtactaagtagagtagcaacactcggtaaacaagtttggctacatgctcttctgaaaaggctgcaatggcattccaagtaagcaaaactataggcataactcgagaacgaagctttattttgcaaatccaagagaacatgactagaaacctatagaaactcttagttgcacttgattcatccttgagcagctgtagcggtctacacagacacacacacacacacacacacacacacacacacacacacacacacatgcacacacacacactataacgtatcccttgcttgcgcatgcgcactgagccataaaaacagttgacctttaattgtaagttggcctgaccactttaaactTGCTTGCTATGCCCCtgttatggtctatcacacataattatgtgttgtcaaaagttactgtatgctctcactttTGTAGGgtgggtggactccactgtTGTGGGCAGCCtatggaggtcacactgactgtgctaaagagctgctctcctcaggagccgtggtggacctggctaacaaggtgagtatctgatactaaactgatgtgtctataggcagcatgttcgtgaccatcacatcctTTACTAGTGATGGTTGTGTGGTCCCTATGAGATCCCTAAGGCACTAACATTGACATGATCTACTAGTGTGTCGTACTGCATGTCCttaatttgtatgtacattCATTGAGGTGGCCGGTATTTATTGTTTAAATAGAAGCTACAAAAGACGAATTAAAGTTATACATTCTAACAACCAAGCGCATCATGGGTAGTTGCGCATTTTTTGCTCATTGGCAATCCcgttcctttactttatttatgcaaggccgtagcaagcggtcaggttttggcctgaccactttttgtagctgggtaggtaatggtgGTCATTTTTGAAATTGCATGATAGTTTCCTGGTAATGGTCACCGATATTGTGCTgattggtgaggaaaagttaTGACCTtcttttaggtaaaattcacCGCTGTATCAAAAGTGTTCATAgtagaatgaaagcaccgcaggtgctgatgcctcggtggagatgccaaagctacataacataaagctgctaatagtttttatacacacattatatcatgatgaacattttgcattaattaattttgctgcatgcaaactcaaagagtggataatgatcgaccacgattgttgttaaaaacgatcgatgccaaagtctaaaattaattgctgcatcatcagcagctaccaatagctagcgttctagtgcagagctaagtactaagtagagtagcaacactcggtaaacaagtttggctacgtgctcttctgaaaaggctgcaatggcattccaagtaagcaaaactataggcataactcgagaacgaagctttattttgcaaatccaagagaacatgactagaagcatAGAAACTCTTGCtcgcagctgtagcggtctacacagacacacacacacatgcacacacacactatcgtatcccttgcttgcgcatgcgcaccgaggcataaaaacagttgacctttaattgtaagttggcctgaccactttaaactTGCTTGCTATGCCCCtgttatggtctatcacacataattatgtgttgtcaaagttactgtatgctgtAGGGTGGGTTGACTCCACTCATGGAGGCAGCCAGtaaaggtcacactgactgtgctaaagagctgctctcctcaggagccgtggtagacctggctgacaaggtgagtaaactgatgtgtctataggcaacaCGCTGGAATTATTAGCATTTAGGTATTatttgcatgtacgtacaattataATGGACATTGCCTTAAAACCACCTCTATGttgaataattgttgacaagaattccatggaattgatTGGATTGACTcattattttggtttgtgtggattttaatctGCCGTCACTCAACTGCTCgcttgctgaa comes from Halichondria panicea chromosome 3, odHalPani1.1, whole genome shotgun sequence and encodes:
- the LOC135333133 gene encoding ankyrin repeat family A protein 2-like, giving the protein MEAASKGHTDCAKELLSSGAVVDLADKDGWTPLLWAAYGGHTDCAKELLSSGAVVDLANKGGLTPLMEAASKGHTDCAKELLSSGAVVDLANKGGWTPLLWAAYGGHTDCAKELLSSGAVVDLANKVSI